The Archocentrus centrarchus isolate MPI-CPG fArcCen1 chromosome 24, fArcCen1, whole genome shotgun sequence DNA segment TTATTTTAAATGGTTAAACCCACAGTCAGGGTGGGGTCTTCATGCTTTCTGTCCCTCAGTAAAGTCAAGTGTTGTTCACTGTCATGTGTGGCTGAGAAAAGCATCAAATCCTGTTACAGGGATTACTGCTCTGCTCGATATCATAAACCCAGCCAGAGTCTATTGCATGTTTATAAAAGCCCAAGTATAAGGCGGCATCATCATGTTTGGGCGTAATTTTTATTCACCGAAGTTTTGAGCCTGATTTATGAAGTGTGGAAGGGCAGAATGAGTTTTCTTGAGCGAGCTGAAAAACAGATGAGGCTTCGTGCACTTACTGATGAGGAAAGACTCATAAACACAAACTCTGAGCTTCTAGCCAGACTTGTTTTAGCTGTGGACTGTATATTTGGATATGCTGAAGTTTTGACCGCTCTGAGGTTGGATTTGTATCTGCAGACGTTGATGCGAATTGTTAGCGTGCTGTTGGGCTCATGAGGACGATGGGGAAAGAAGGCACTACTCGATTTATCCACAGCTTGTTGTACTATCACATAATGGTGCAAAACACGGGCGTTTATTTCTAATTTCATCCCCTGATTGATCCGTCACAGACCATTAAACCCCTCCAACACTGATAGATGCAGCCGCTTCCCAGAAATGTGTCGATCGCCTTACGAGTTGTTTTAAAGCACAGAAATACTCCAAAGTAAAGGTGCACCGGTGTTCGTGTGTAGAAGCTTTAATGCTGTCTGAATTGTGCCATTGACAGTTTAGCTTATAACGGGCCTCTGTATCTCCTTATGAGACACTTGCACACAATCCAGCAGCAAACATCCGTGCTGCTCGTTCTTCTGCAGCAGGCAGAGTTTCTGTAGCTTTCTTGGCCCCGTATCTGTAGGTTAACTCGGGCTGAAGGCCTCTGATGCCCTCGGTCCAGCTGAGAGGCAGCGCTGTCATTTCTGCAGTCACAGGAATGTATGTtcgtatcatcatcatcacaggcCTGATGGCAGAGACACAGATGATAAAACACGTGTTTCAAGTTTCAGAAAAAGTCGTGCAGCACGAGAACCCGGCTCTCCACCGCCTTAGTGTTTACAGGTATTCTGACTGTCCTGGTGGGACTTTTCCTGCTGAGAGTGGGTCTGAAAACGTGCTCGGTTGGACCCATTTACTTTATGGAAGTATGTTTCTTGCCTGTTATTTCTGCCCAGTTGGTTGAAAAATAAAGCCCACctaattaaaaaccaaaaaccagctGAAATCCTGGAAGTTCCTTTGGGAGGGGAGCCGGACGTGTTTGCAGGAAAAAGCCAATCAATGAAagtatttttgtgcattttcagaCACTTGCTGGTTCACTAAAACAAAGAACGCTCACTCTGATCGATATGTCTGCACTTTGAATCAGTTAAACTGGTCGTCTAATAAATGCTTGCTGAAATCAGCCCCTCGTGAATTTTCTGAATCCTCTTTGTTCTTGTAGATATTCGTGGGGAAGATTCCTCGTGATCTGTATGAAGACGAGCTGGTTCCCCTGTTCGAGAAGGCTGGCCCGATCTGGGACCTGCGGTTAATGATGGATCCGCTGAGTAGCCTGAACAGGGGCTACGCTTTCATCACATTCTGCACTAAAGACGCGGCCCAGGAGGCGGTGAAGCTGGTGAGTTTGTCAGGAACCTGCAGCAGAACGGGTTTCTCTCCAGGAAGTGACCGAGCTCAGGAGATCTGTTCACTGCCAGATAAACAGACCCTGCAGTTAACCAAAGAAACCTGCTTTGAATGTGGAAGGTATTGGTTCTAATGCAGCCTTTCCTggctttgttttttccagtgtaATAATCATGAGATTCGCCCTGGCAAGCACATCGGGGTGTGTATATCTGTTGCCAACAACCGGCTATTTGTTGGCTCCATTCCCAAGAGTAAAACAAAGGAGCAGATTGTTGAGGAGTTTTCTAAAGTCACAGGTAACGTTTTCTCGAGCTTTTAACGTTATGCTGCTGTCCTGCTTATTCAGACACTTGGATTTTAATATTTAGCCACAGGCgatgtttttctttcctccatCCAGAGGGCCTTAGTGATGTCATACTGTACCATCAGCCCGACGACAAAAAGAAGAACCGGGGCTTCTGCTTCCTGGAGTATGAAGACCACAAAACAGCTGCTCAGGCTCGCCGCCGGCTAATGAGCGGCAAGGTGAAGGTTTGGGGCAACCTGGTGACGGTGGAGTGGGCCGACCCCATCGAAGACCCCGACCCAGAAGTCATGGCCAAGGTGAGCTTCGGGAATCGGAAGCATTCAGTGGGAGGAATAATGCCACCACCCACTTTGGAAACGCTCTTGTCAGATTAGTGagctagttaaaaaaaaaactaaacacagctgTTAGAGGGTACCTGTTGTCCTGAACTCGTCTTCTGTTAGTGCGGCGGCGGTCAGAGGCAGATTTAAAGCTGTTAGTGGACAATCAAAACATGAAGATCCAAACTTGATGTTTGGCTCCTGTGATGATCACAGAGCTGATCTGTCTGAAGTTTGGGACTCGCTCTTCTAAGCAAATGACTGCTgagtccagcagggggcgctggaCGTGTGGCCCAGATGTTTTTAGTGGTGAACAGCCAAGACCCAAAAATacgattaaaaattaaaatgggtgcctttctgtgtttgtgttgcaggtgAAGGTTTTATTTGTGAGAAATCTCGCTAACGGAGTCACAGAGGAACTCTTGGAGAAGTCCTTCAGTGAGTTTGGAAAACTGGAGCGAGTGAAGAAGCTCAAAGACTACGCCTTCATTCACTTTGAGGAGCGGGACGGTGCAGTGAAGGTACCGAGTGCTACTGATAACAGTTTGGGCTCAGTCCGATCAGTTGTTGGACTTGATGTGACCGTGTGTGTCCTTTTCGTTCAGGCTCTGGAGGAAATGAACGGGAGGGAGTTGGAGGGAGAGCCGATTGAGATTGTTTTCGCCAAGCCGCCCGATCAGAAAAGGAAGGAGCGCAAAGCCCAGAGACAAGCGGCCAAAACGCAAATGTAAGAAACACCTTCAGGCCTCTTCCTCAGCGATTCATTATCAGAGCTCTGTATTTAATCCCCGCCTTGTTGCTTTCATCAGGTATGACGACTATTACTACTACGCTCCCCCTCCACACATGCCTCCTCCTGGCAGAGGGCGGGGCAGAGGTGGCAACCGGGGCGGCTACTCCTACCCCCCTGACTATTACGGTTACGAGGATTACTATGATTACTACGGCTATGACTATCACAACTACCGTGGCGGCTACGACGACCCCTACTACGGGTATGACGACTTCCAGGCCCCGAGCCGAGGGCGGGGCGGCAGCAGGGGCGCACGGGGCGGAGCCTCCCCGGCCAGAGGACGCGGTGGCTCCGGGGCACCCAGAGGGAGGGCAAACTTCTCCCAGCGCGGCGGGCCAGGAACAGGCCGTGGCGGGCGCGGCGCAAGAGGAGGCGTGCAGCCGAGAGGGCGAGGAGGGGTACGTGGTGCGCGGGGTGGCCGCGGTGGAAATGTAGGAGGAAAGCGCAAAGCTGATGGGTACA contains these protein-coding regions:
- the syncrip gene encoding heterogeneous nuclear ribonucleoprotein Q isoform X4, coding for MMSGDMATDHVNGNGTEEPMDTTAEVTHSEHFQALLEAGLPQKVAEKLDELYVAGLVAHGDLDERAIEALKEFNEDGALQVLVQFKESDLSHVQNKSAFLCGVMKTYRQREKQGTKVSDSIKGPDETKIKELLERTSYTLDVTTGQRKYGGPPPESVYSGSQPPVGTEIFVGKIPRDLYEDELVPLFEKAGPIWDLRLMMDPLSSLNRGYAFITFCTKDAAQEAVKLCNNHEIRPGKHIGVCISVANNRLFVGSIPKSKTKEQIVEEFSKVTEGLSDVILYHQPDDKKKNRGFCFLEYEDHKTAAQARRRLMSGKVKVWGNLVTVEWADPIEDPDPEVMAKVKVLFVRNLANGVTEELLEKSFSEFGKLERVKKLKDYAFIHFEERDGAVKALEEMNGRELEGEPIEIVFAKPPDQKRKERKAQRQAAKTQMYDDYYYYAPPPHMPPPGRGRGRGGNRGGYSYPPDYYGYEDYYDYYGYDYHNYRGARGGRGGNVGGKRKADGYNQPDSKRRQTNNQNWGSQPIAQQPLQGGDHSGNYSGYKSDNQEFYQDSFGQQWK
- the syncrip gene encoding heterogeneous nuclear ribonucleoprotein Q isoform X3, translated to MMSGDMATDHVNGNGTEEPMDTTAEVTHSEHFQALLEAGLPQKVAEKLDELYVAGLVAHGDLDERAIEALKEFNEDGALQVLVQFKESDLSHVQNKSAFLCGVMKTYRQREKQGTKVSDSIKGPDETKIKELLERTSYTLDVTTGQRKYGGPPPESVYSGSQPPVGTEIFVGKIPRDLYEDELVPLFEKAGPIWDLRLMMDPLSSLNRGYAFITFCTKDAAQEAVKLCNNHEIRPGKHIGVCISVANNRLFVGSIPKSKTKEQIVEEFSKVTEGLSDVILYHQPDDKKKNRGFCFLEYEDHKTAAQARRRLMSGKVKVWGNLVTVEWADPIEDPDPEVMAKVKVLFVRNLANGVTEELLEKSFSEFGKLERVKKLKDYAFIHFEERDGAVKALEEMNGRELEGEPIEIVFAKPPDQKRKERKAQRQAAKTQMYDDYYYYAPPPHMPPPGRGRGRGGNRGGYSYPPDYYGYEDYYDYYGYDYHNYRGGYDDPYYGYDDFQAPSRGRGGSRGARGGASPARGRGGSGAPRGRANFSQRGGPGTGRGGRGARGGVQPRGRGGEKGGEAGPDVSL
- the syncrip gene encoding heterogeneous nuclear ribonucleoprotein Q isoform X1; this encodes MMSGDMATDHVNGNGTEEPMDTTAEVTHSEHFQALLEAGLPQKVAEKLDELYVAGLVAHGDLDERAIEALKEFNEDGALQVLVQFKESDLSHVQNKSAFLCGVMKTYRQREKQGTKVSDSIKGPDETKIKELLERTSYTLDVTTGQRKYGGPPPESVYSGSQPPVGTEIFVGKIPRDLYEDELVPLFEKAGPIWDLRLMMDPLSSLNRGYAFITFCTKDAAQEAVKLCNNHEIRPGKHIGVCISVANNRLFVGSIPKSKTKEQIVEEFSKVTEGLSDVILYHQPDDKKKNRGFCFLEYEDHKTAAQARRRLMSGKVKVWGNLVTVEWADPIEDPDPEVMAKVKVLFVRNLANGVTEELLEKSFSEFGKLERVKKLKDYAFIHFEERDGAVKALEEMNGRELEGEPIEIVFAKPPDQKRKERKAQRQAAKTQMYDDYYYYAPPPHMPPPGRGRGRGGNRGGYSYPPDYYGYEDYYDYYGYDYHNYRGGYDDPYYGYDDFQAPSRGRGGSRGARGGASPARGRGGSGAPRGRANFSQRGGPGTGRGGRGARGGVQPRGRGGVRGARGGRGGNVGGKRKADGYNQPDSKRRQTNNQNWGSQPIAQQPLQGGDHSGNYSGYKSDNQEFYQDSFGQQWK
- the syncrip gene encoding heterogeneous nuclear ribonucleoprotein Q isoform X5 yields the protein MMSGDMATDHVNGNGTEEPMDTTAEVTHSEHFQALLEAGLPQKVAEKLDELYVAGLVAHGDLDERAIEALKEFNEDGALQVLVQFKESDLSHVQNKSAFLCGVMKTYRQREKQGTKVSDSIKGPDETKIKELLERTSYTLDVTTGQRKYGGPPPESVYSGSQPPVGTEIFVGKIPRDLYEDELVPLFEKAGPIWDLRLMMDPLSSLNRGYAFITFCTKDAAQEAVKLCNNHEIRPGKHIGVCISVANNRLFVGSIPKSKTKEQIVEEFSKVTEGLSDVILYHQPDDKKKNRGFCFLEYEDHKTAAQARRRLMSGKVKVWGNLVTVEWADPIEDPDPEVMAKVKVLFVRNLANGVTEELLEKSFSEFGKLERVKKLKDYAFIHFEERDGAVKALEEMNGRELEGEPIEIVFAKPPDQKRKERKAQRQAAKTQMKKGARPVLMCRYED
- the syncrip gene encoding heterogeneous nuclear ribonucleoprotein Q isoform X2 yields the protein MMSGDMATDHVNGNGTEEPMDTTAEVTHSEHFQALLEAGLPQKVAEKLDELYVAGLVAHGDLDERAIEALKEFNEDGALQVLVQFKESDLSHVQNKSAFLCGVMKTYRQREKQGTKVSDSIKGPDETKIKELLERTSYTLDVTTGQRKYGGPPPESVYSGSQPPVGTEIFVGKIPRDLYEDELVPLFEKAGPIWDLRLMMDPLSSLNRGYAFITFCTKDAAQEAVKLCNNHEIRPGKHIGVCISVANNRLFVGSIPKSKTKEQIVEEFSKVTEGLSDVILYHQPDDKKKNRGFCFLEYEDHKTAAQARRRLMSGKVKVWGNLVTVEWADPIEDPDPEVMAKVKVLFVRNLANGVTEELLEKSFSEFGKLERVKKLKDYAFIHFEERDGAVKALEEMNGRELEGEPIEIVFAKPPDQKRKERKAQRQAAKTQMYDDYYYYAPPPHMPPPGRGRGRGGNRGGYSYPPDYYGYEDYYDYYGYDYHNYRGGYDDPYYGYDDFQAPSRGRGGSRGARGGASPARGRGGSGAPRGRANFSQRGGPGTGRGGRGARGGVQPRGRGGVRGARGGRGGNVGGKRKADGYNQPDSKRRQTNNQNWGSQPIAQQPLQGGDHSAGKRGRGRS